The Helianthus annuus cultivar XRQ/B chromosome 15, HanXRQr2.0-SUNRISE, whole genome shotgun sequence genomic sequence ggttgaacttattttgaatatgtgcttttgaagtattgaataatattttagaatactgaattttgagagctatgtattaatttttaCTTTTAAAATCGAGCCAAGCCAAGCCgaaccgagccagctcggtttaaaccaagccgagcccgagcttagattttcagctcggtttcaaatccgagccgagccagcccggtttataatcgagccgagcccgagcttgcccTAGTTCGGCCCGGCTCATGAACAGCTCTACCAGGAGCCAAAATTGTTCGTATTTGGCGTGTAAACGAGCCAAGTCACTCGTGAGTGGGGTTGCTAAAAGCTTGAATCGAGCTGAAGTTAAACGAGCTCGAGGCTAAGAATaagtttgtttaataaatgagcTTGAGGCTGAGCTTAAACACGCTCAAGCCCGAGTCGGCTTACAAACCTAAACGAACCTATTATCTAAATAATTTTTATGTAATACATTTAAATTACATTGagataataaatgataaaaaaaactaaataatatatattttgttaCATAGAGAAATTTAAGATataaatatgaaaaaataataaaaattttatataaataattaattaaggaaaattggtatttaataaaccaacctttaaccagttggtaaataataatccaacctacagaattggtatataataatacTACCTTtcaatatgttggtactcaatggacctccgttagttttttttaactgaagttagtttttaacttttatttattacacaaacagtccctgtagttataatttactagttttaactatgagttaatagccaaaatggtccctgagatttgcaccaccaccaacaccaccgcaccgccaccaccaccgcaccacagcaccgccgccaccaccgccgccaccaccaccaccaccaccatcgccacagcaccgccaccaccaaaaTCATATAATCAGTCAAACCATACACATTGCATTGCTCGTGAACTTTAATTAGTCAATGAACATAGACCAAATGACCTAATGACCCATTACTTTAATAAGTCATTACACACTGAATTGCACATTGCATTAACAACCTGTTGCAACAACATAATGACCCATTTAACATTATGAACCATACACTGACCAAACATGAAACACAAAACCATAAACAGGCCAACCTTGAACAGAGACCTAATGAACACAGACCCAAACAGACCAACCATACACCTATACACTATGCATATGAACCAAACACAGAGCAACCTTGAACATAGACCCAACGAACACAGACCCCCACCGCCACCAaacataaaaatcataaaaaatcaaGACACCCCATCATCAAAATGTGCTTAAACTCATCACAGAAGGTATTTTCACGGACTTTAAACAAAAAGCAAAGAAAACCCATCATCAAATTGACCACAAAAATGCATAAAAAATCACACCTTATGTGGTCGGCCCAACATCATCAGAACGGAACGCCACCACCGTCGGACCTACCCCTCCACCGTCAACCACCTCTGCCCTACACCACCAAAAACCCCCTACCGCCATCAACCTCAGTGGCACCAGCACCAACACCGTCGCCCACCTCTaccccacaccaccaccatcaccgatCTCAACTGACCACCACCACCTATGGTTCCGGTGGTGAGCAAGGAGAGAGAGATCTGAGAAAACATCTGATTTCCGGTAAAGTGAGCAAGGAGAGAGAGAGGGTCGGCGGCAAGTTCATCCGGGGTCGGCGGTAAGTTCATCCTTAGTCGGCGGCGATTTCATCAACATCAGGGTCGGCGACAGATTACCTGTTTCAGATTCGGTATACAGAAACACCAGCTCCGGTCGCCGGACAGGAAACGAGAAGGGAGAGAAAGGGGTGTCGGCAGCTCAGGGTATTAGGGTTTGAAGAAATGAGGAAGAGAGTTCTGGTTTTGAAGAGATGAGAAAGAgaacaaacatatttaaaatgtgTGATAAAAAGAGAGTGAAAGACTTTAAAGACAGACAGAGATATAGAGGGATTTGACATATAGAGTAAATTACCAAATTACTCTTTTGGCGGCGGTGCtttggtggtggcggcggtgctgtggtggtggcggcggtgcggcggtggtggtgtggtagtggtggtggcggtgcggtggtggtggtggtggcggtgcaaatctcagggaccattttggctattaactcatagttaaaactagtaaattataactacagggactgtttgtgtaataaataaaagttaaaaactaacttcagttaaaaaaaactaacggaggtccattgagtaccaacatattgaAAGGTAgtattattatttaccaattcTGTAGGTAGCATTATTCTTTACCAACTGGtaaaaggttggtttattaattACCAATTTTccattaattaataaataataaatgagCTGAACTCGAGCTTGAAAAACTACTCAAGGGCTGAGTTCGGAGCTCTTGTAAATTAAACAAGCCGAGCTTTACACCCTGAGGCACATTTCTGGCTTCAAATGGTGTTTTTCAAACTCTACTGTAAAGCTCTTATTAGACAGAATAGATTAGTAAGGCTTATCATAGTTATATCTACCATAAATAGGAGATATGATTCGATTAGATTTCGTTTGAAACTATCTTCATTGTATCCATATATATAGTTGATTAACAATACATAATACATGTGTTCATTTTTCTATAGCAATTACTTACCGAGTTGAATGTTACCGACTTATAACCATATCAATAGATTCTGGTAATTGATTATGTTAGTAATAATAACTGAAAACCGACCAAACATGAGAAAGCATGCCTTGacaaccagcacgtgtttatcccttttgcttttgatacttttggttttctggcgccagaggctgtggaTCTACTTAGTCGAATTCAAAgagtcatgcatagtaatgttataaCCCTGAGATCTATgaacgtagtttttaaaagacttagttttgctattcaaaaaggggtagcgacGCAGCTTATTGctcgtttaccaactatctcgatgtaaatttgAACAATATGTTTGCTGATAGGACCATACTACTGGTAACGCTGCAGGGTTCTGCTACCCATGATTATACATCAACGGGAAGCACAAACGAACCCAGAGGCTTTTGGGGTGTTATAGCGAGGAAGGCTAAATCAATTATCGACGATGATAATGCTCCTCCTCGAAGTTTCGACACACCTAGTACTATAAAGACAGAAACAGTCTCAACAAGCAACCAGGTATATGTCAACTTTCACATTGCAAATATCAGCTTGaaatattttgattttattcatacGACGGTAAGATACAGTGATCGCTTGATCTGTCTCGACATTCACCTCAAGTTTTCTTGCACTCAGGTTGAGCATCGTTACGAGTCTTTTGAGCACTCCAGAAATATGGATGGTCCAAAATTGAGGAAGGGTTTGGATAAGCTCACATCTTCACTTAATCAAATTGGCGGAACGATTGGAAATGCTTTTGAGGTAAATCTTGTTACAGATTTAAAAGATTTTGAATCTCTGTTAATTTTTTTTCTTGGTTCGATTGTATGAGGTGCGTGTTACATTGCAACTATGCAAATATTTCATGTTTTCTGAATGTTATATACAAAAAAacaagagtaaaatgcacggatagtccttgtggtttcatgaaatttcacctttagtccccaacttttcagaattacactcttagtccctgtggtttgacaagttgttactcggatagtccctaaagcggatgaaggtttctcggatagtccctatggtttgacaagttgttactcagatagtccttgtcatttcacacccacttaaccagaaaaactaacctccatccgctttggggactatccgggtaacaacttgtcaaaccacagggactaagagtgtaattttgaaaagttggggactaaaggtgaaatttcaccaaaccacagggactatccttgcattttactcaaaaaacaaacaaacaaatctACCGAGTAAAATCTAAAATCTGGGGAGGTTGCTCCTGCTGAGACCCTCGGCTCGGAAAACGCTATCTTGACATGTATATATGATCTTTTTTGAATGTTACATATACTCATTTAATGAGTTCTTTCATTATACTGCTTCATGGCCTGTATCTTTAAGTTATATATTGATATGTGACTATTATGTAACCATATAGTTGTATGAGTGTactgtgagattaaatatattattaatgtaacatttaatcttgtagcctttataatcatttatattatattagatcaaaatatattaataacctattaataattagttggtaattgttgatggaccatattacccttattaactaattaggttttctcttgggtgtataaatagggggattattagagagtttaatGGTTAGACAAATTACACAATTacaaaccctcataacatcataATTCGACTCTCTCCCTAAACCGAAATCAACCCTactttcggtttcatcaccatcatcaccttaCACACATCATCAGTAACTCATAAACAAAAATATTAACATCGAAGAACCCTAAGGAATACCTTGGATCAAAATTCACAAAAAGGCAGATGATTCAGGATCGCATTTGATGATTAAAGCGAAAAAGCACCATTAGGGCACGAAAAGCGAAAAGTGAAAGATTATTCTATCAATTTGTGGAAATTAGAAGATGAAAATCAAAAAGGAGGATCTGGAGATTGAGTATTGAGATTATCGCATAGAAATTGGGGGtttttgttgttgtggtggtgcaCAACAGATCGATTAATACGTGGATTCTTTGTATGTGACAGAGAAGAGGAAAAGGTAGATAAGATGTAACTTTCTACTCAACATTTGACAACATTAACACAATAAGGAAATTGTATCGGGTATCGGTATCGAATTGGTATTGGTAACGAATTTATTGTATCGGAATACATTTTGTACAGGACCGGTATTTACCAGGTTTTACCTTTAAATACCGATgtttaggggtgcaaacgagccgagctactcaagctgggctcgaaaaaaagctcgaacgagccaaACTTAAACGAGCTTGAGCCTGAGCCTAAAAACAAACTCGTTTAATAAACGAGCCCAAACTTCGCttattgtttatatattttttattaatatattaaacatatatttatataataataactaccatttatataaatattaaaaaataactaaattatatgtatgaTAATAATTAtgattaatataaattaattaataaatactaaacgagtcgagctcgagctctaGCCTGGTCAAGCttgggctcggctcggcttgttTGCAACTTTGCACCCCTACCGGTGTTGCACTGGTACCGGTATCAAACCGTATCGTATCGGGTATTTTCGATATCGGTAccctttttttaaaattttcgataTTGGTATTTTTAATTTCAGTTGCTACCGAACTCATCACGTTAACACCCTTTAATAAATACTAAACCTATCGTATCGGGCTTTTATTTATTCTGCTCATTTTCATGTATGTAACGAAATTCTAATTTCATTATAGAAAGTTACATCATTTGTCTTTGTTAAAAGAATAATACTTTCCGTCTAGGATTTGCCACGAATTTTGTCATTATTTTGCGATTGCTACTAAAAAGataaaacaaataattttctcaaaagtttcttttttttttataaacaagcCTAATAGCAAGAAGATAAAAAAGATATTGGTAGAGAATAAGAAGTTTATTATCAATGGTGTGTTCTTTTCAATAGAATACATGGACTATTTGATAAATTTGGAGAACAAATTGATTTATATTAGAAGTTGATAAtctaaatataattatttataacaCTTCCCCTGATTATCAACTTCATACACTTGatactgcctcattaaaaaccttgccaggaaaacccaatgggacaaaaccttGACTAATGGAAAAAGAGTGCAACACGTATTATATTCCCCTGATGATGATCACTTAAGCTCCTTTAGTCGAGGCATCCCAATCCCATGAACTAACTTCTTGAATGTTGAGGTTGGAAGTGATTTAGTGAACAAGTCTGCCAAATTTTCGTTGGAACGAATTTGTTGGACAATAATATCTCCATTCTTTTGTAGATcatgtgtaaaaaaaaaaaaaaaaaaaaaaaaaactttggcAAAATGTGCTTTGTTTGATGTATCCTTCCTTTAGTTGAGCAATGCATGCTGCGTTGTCTTCATGTAAGACTGTCGGTCCCTCATCTCCCGAAGAAATACCACAAGATCCACGAATATGTTGTATTACAGTCCTTAACCAAATGCATTCTCGACTAGCTTCGTGTATCGCCAATATTTCTGCATGA encodes the following:
- the LOC110909980 gene encoding uncharacterized protein LOC110909980, translated to MAYRQTISKPSMLNEEIHRSNNDDDTTTTTAAVAPPSPVVAEAIGASVAHRDSSGDRSKGSATHDYTSTGSTNEPRGFWGVIARKAKSIIDDDNAPPRSFDTPSTIKTETVSTSNQVEHRYESFEHSRNMDGPKLRKGLDKLTSSLNQIGGTIGNAFEVNLVTDLKDFESLLIFFLGSIV